DNA from Oncorhynchus masou masou isolate Uvic2021 chromosome 5, UVic_Omas_1.1, whole genome shotgun sequence:
ATACTTCTTTAACACCCTCTGGTCAACAACCATTTTCTTTACACAACCCTCTGGTCAACAACCATACCAACACTTCTTTACACAACCCTCTGGTCAACAACCATACTAACACTTCTTTACACAACCCTCTGGTCAACAACCATACTAACACTTCTTTACACAACCCTCTGGTCAACAACTATATTAACACTTCTTTACACAACCCTCTGGTCAACAACCATCAACAACCATACCAACACTTCTTTACACAACCCTCTGGTCAACAACCATCAACAACCATACCAACACTTCTTTACACAACCCTCTGGTCAACAACCATACTAACACTTCTTTACACAACCCTCTGGTCAACAACTATATTAACACTTCTTTACACAACCCTCTGGTCAACAACCATACTAACACTTCTTTACACAACCCTCTGGTCAACAACCATACTAACACTTCTTTACACAACCCTCTGGTCAACAACCATACTAACACTTCTTTACACAACCCTCTGGTCAACAACCATACTTCTTtctgtacagtacatacagcttTGAACAAAACAACAGCTTGCAACATGGTGGAATCTCCAATTAGCCTATGGAGGGCCCAGCGGTGTCCTCAACAGATTTCTTGCACCTATCCAGTCCTCTCAGATCAGTGAAATGCACCTATCCAGTCCTCTCAGATCAGTGAAATGGATACGGGCTGCAGAATGTTGTACCTACCGTATCCCACATCAGGATATTGATGTTTCTGCTGAAGGAGTTGTTGATGTGCTGGGAAATGTACAGGTTGACAAAGTCACAGAAATGATGGTACATGTTCACCCCTGTGAAAAAGGCACATTCAGGTTTGTCCATCACATCTCAGTACATCTGTTACTGTGTCACTAGTTCTACACTGTACATAAACAGAAAATAAGTTATTTGACATTGTACTAAAGGCATGAAGATTGTACCCACCTGCGTCAAGCTTCATGAATACAGTAGGTTTCTCAATGATGATGTCACAATGCTCTTCATCTGTGGGGTTGAAGTCCAGCTCTGTGTATGCCTGCAGTTCAGCATACCTTGGGAAGGAAAAAGAGTGTATTTCAGAGAGTTTCATGTATGTGTcattcatcaatcaatcaaatactTTTGTTACAAAGTGAAATGTATTTAGAAAGAAGAAACCTTGATATGAATCTGACAGTTCAGGGAGGGGCATAAGGATTCTCTGTGTTGTCTCACCAGGACTGCAGAGGGCTCTTGTGCTCTCCTTCTGCGGCCAGCGCTCGGCTGTTCAGACTGCAACGCCCCCCAATCTCCCCCTCCTGGAGAAAGTCCTCCTTATACCTGCAGAGAAAACACAGGTGTGTCTCACACTTCTTTAATTTGATAATAATTTATTTCATTAGTCTAAGAAAAGTGGCTGCAATATTGCCTATCCTGTCTTTTAGTTTGATGAAGATGAAGGGACAAGCAAATGGAAGAAACAGACCCAAAATAAACTACAGCTAGGGAATTCTTCCCCTGACATGGTCCACAAAGGAAAACAAGGAAACCAGATGGGTCGCGAGACAGGAAGTATCAACCAAGGTGCACTGACCTCTCATGACCCCTGCGAGGGTTCCTCAGGTCCAGGTACAGATTGGTCGCCCTGCAGAAGCGAGTGTGGCTGGAGCATTTCAGAGATGAATCTCCCTAGAAATAAAATGTAAGCATTTAGCAAATGCCTTTTCTGTTTTTCCCTGTGGATCCCTGAGTCCTCTGTGTGCAGCTGCACCAAGGGATGGCAGGGTCTTACAGGATTGGTGGCCTTGCAGAGGGTCTTCATCTCACTGAGGCGCTCCATGACATAACCAAAGTCTGCCTGTTTCCAGAACAGCTCCTGGGCTGCCTCCACTGAGCTAGCCCTAGGGAGGACAAAGAGCTCTGTTAGGCCAAACCAGCTGCAGAAATACATTATGCACATCCACATGTATGACAGGAGTTTGGCACAATATGCTAATGAATAAAAAGAAATGCAGAGAGGGGGATTGTGTTGTACCATCCAGAGTCGATCTTGGTGCAGACAGGATAGCCAAAGCGGTTCTCTGGGGCACAGTTCTTCTCATACCCCCAGCAGGACGACACATCCTGCAGAGCATCCTGTCGTAAAACATtaagggtgggggagggggagagacgcaCTAAAGATGTGCTAACACACATTTGCATAGACCATGAAAGTCCACACTAAACAGCTACTTGTACCATCATGATACACATAAAAATCTGTGTGTGGTCACTGTCCAAAGCTTTAAATTTGCAATAATTGTAAACTTAAGTTCTTAACATTTTTGTCATTCTCTGTCCACAAGACTGGCTGCTTAGAAAATAGATTCACCTTGACAAAAATTCAACTGAGTTCAAGAATTTAAAAGAGCGAATCCCACTCCACAGTTTGAATGATGACACCCAACATGGTACGATACCCAACATAATAACACAGTGATAATAACACAGTGataacaacacaataacacagtgataataacacaataacagtgataataacagtgataataacacaataacacagtgatattaacagtgataataacacaataacacagtgacaataacacaataagtgataacaacacaataacacagtgataataacacaataacacagtgataataacacaataacagtgataacaacacaataacacagtgATAATAACACAATAACAACGTGATAATAACACAATAACAGTGATAATAACACAATgataataacacaataacacagtgATAATAACACAATAACAGTGATAATAACACAGTGATTATAACAGAAATAATAACAGTgataataacacaataacacagtgataataacacaataacacagtgATAATAGCACAATAACACAGTGATAATAACACAATAACAGTGATAATAACACAACAGTGATAATAAAACAGTAGCTCACCCTGTACTATTAAAAACAATGAAAGTGCAGTTCTTACTTTAAAAGGGCAGAGTGGGTCCTCTCGACAAAGCCTGGCCACTCTCTTGTTAGTGTGGAGGAAGTAGGGGATATGGTGCTGTGGCAGCGCGAGGCtgctgtagtggagtggtggtTTGTGGCTGGTGTTCTCAGCCTCGTCGGCAGCTACCACAGTGTAAGTACAGACCATGACCAGTGCTACCAACAGCAGCATAGTCAGTCCCACAGAAACACATGGGAGAGTCGCCTTGGCTTACCTCACAGCACAACCCAAACTctgtggaaagagagagaaaaagagacagagaaagagatggggaaatAAAGTGCAATAGAGGCAGATACACTGTAATCTAGGCTAGAGATGTATACTGCAGTTTACAAGAGTGTGGGTATAGACCATAGTGTGGGAACCTGCCGAGGCGGATCTGAACTCCATATAGGAGAGGTCCTAGTGAAGGAAACATTAGTGACCCTTTTCCTACCATTGTTTGAGAAAACAAGTGTGGGACCTGTATGACATGTGACCCATAAGAACACAGCTACCAAAAAAGGTCAGACTGGAAGAATATCCACATAACATCATCATATTATAGTCCCATGCTTCTGTGCTTGTCCTGGGGGAAAAAAACTTAATGGTGGAAAATGTGTTTGTTGATGCATATGCTGACACAACCAAAGACTGCTGAGCAAAGCAAAACgttaaatacagtatacagttgCCTAGCCTGCTTTACACACCCGCTGAgagacttttttattttattggtgGAACAATGAGCCAAATGTCTGAGATGCTTTTGAGTCCGTGGGAAAATGCCATAAGGCTTCAAAACATAAAGATGCTCAAGTTGTTAGTGGGCTATATGTAAGTTCAGAGCCTTGAATAATAACACCAACAAGCTATATGTGGGATAACGTAACTACGACATCCGTTTCTGTTGTAAAATGTTGTTCCCTGACGCTATTAAGTTAGCCGTCTAGACTTCTCTTAGGGAGTGTCGCTGGCCGTCTATTGTACCTAAGTAATACATTGCGCATCCAGAACACAATCGTTTTGTTGAATGCTACAATGTAAACCACACCATAAACTATACAGCACAGTGACACATTGTATCCCATTTTAACTAGTTATCCAGCTACAATATAATTATCTGTAGCTTACAGGAAGGGAACGACTATCTCCGCTCGTTAACAAGTTGCACCGATATTATTAATACACTCACTTTGCAAAACGCCCCTAAAATGTCTGGACTAGAATATTTATTTGCATTGCTGGACAAATCATCATCACTGTGCTCCCGCTACGCAGACATCGACAGCTTGCAACATTCTTGGTGGCACCGCTTTTGCTGGTACACCGTACAATTGACTGCAATCCGAGTAAAAAGGGTGACAGCGAAAGTATAGAACCAGCAAACTTCGAAAAACTACTTATCGGATTTATCGATTAAACTACACATGAAACCTGGCGCTTACCTTCTGCAAACAAAAATGTATGCTCCAGGTCGCCATAACACCGGAAACCTTTCACCGGCATGCAGTATATTATTAGTCACAAGGTGGAGTTGTAGGATGCAATTCAGACTTGCAGAAGTGCAACTGTTTTTGCCTACAATTCTGCAACAATAAAAAAGAAAACCACATCAAGAATAAATCCCCACCCCATATTTATTTACAGACTCTACATTTTAGACCCGAGAATCTGGTAAATTAACAGTGTTTCTAACTTCATGTCTATGTCTATGCTCCATGATTTGTGAAGAAACCTGTAAACTATTGACTACATACCACTGTGCAATATTCTTTCTTTTTGATACATTTTTATAACAGTTAATTGTTTGAATTTGGACAGAAACCCAGCAAGGGAAAGACCAAACATTTTAGAGTAAACATCAATCTTATACCATTATCTATGTTAACATGAGATTAAATAGCTTTCTTTTTAAATTAAAGAAAATGCCTCAGATATCTGCAGATTACCCTTGCCTTGCCTCAACACAGCTTAACTTTCAATTCTACAGATTTCCTAGTCCACTGATACACACCAAGGGCAAGGTTTGGTTGTCTACACGTGACACCTCTGAAGCAAATGCAAACAAGCAATATATACAATCTTTACTCTTTCTGTTCTTTCATCCTAAAGTAAGATGTACAGTTTTCAGAAACATACACACTGATGACAATTAGGATGCTGGGGTCAAGGGGATTGAGACTGTCAATATAACTTGATAGTCCATTCTGAATCATCCCACTACACAGAAAGTGAAAAAGGAAGCCAGTTGATCACAATAAAGGACAATGACATCTAAAACAATCTGTTTAACAGGCTGTTGGGTTATGAATCAATGCAAAGGAACTAGTAAATGATGAATGTAGAATATTAATTGTGACTATCCTTCATATCTGTACATGTTAAGATATTGATTTGTTACCCATCATTTCCCACTTAAATAGTTTGATTCTAATTGTTAAAATAATATGACAGATTTTCAAATGTCCCTTCCTTTAGAGACAGTGATGGAAAACCTAAAGAAAACAATAACTGTTCTGTAATCAGAAATAAAAAGGTGCATTAACTCTTCTTTTCCCATCCTTTACAGTAAATGCACTTTTACAAAAAATGGTTTATTGTATCTGTGTATGGTCTGGATGTTAGATGGAACAGTCTACTTCTGGTTCTTGAGCAGTTCGTCAATCTGGGTTTTGAACATGTTCTTGACGTCCTCCAGGTCGAGTCTCAGCTCCTCTgcctcctcagccttctctccATACATCTGGAGGATGGTGTTGTGTCTCTGCTCCAGCTCCTACAATAGTCAGTCGCACAACACAGGCTCAGAGGACAACACTAGATCTATATAGTCACAAGAGGGTTTACTAATGGTAACTCATCTTGTGAGATGTCAGTTTTCACATAACATCTTGGTTTTTGATTAAAGAATCACAACAAGGATTGACCCTAATATGATTACAATGGCTTGGTGGCACTTGTATTTCACTGGGTTGGTGGGACTTGTATTTCACTGGCTTAGTGGCACTTGTATTTCACTGGCTTAGTGGCACTTGTGTGAACACTTCTCCTCACCTGAAGTTGTACTTTCAGTGTGGGGATCTCCTTCACACTGTCCTCCATCTCCTCATTCTGATTGGTCAATCTGACCATCTCCTCCGCCATGGACGAGCGAGTCCTCTCCAGACTAGCGATCTCCAGCtaagggagaaagagatgagagagggagggagacgagaagcaagAGGTAATATCCTGGCAAGCATTGTTTTTCAACAACAGTATATTTGTAAATCACTTCATTGAAAACCAGAAGGCATTTAAAGAAATGCATGTAGGACACTTCCAACGGCAGTCCTCAAAGCAAGGTGTCAGACAGGCAGCTAGTACCTGTAGCTGTGCTATCTCTCCCTCTCGGAGTTTGAGCTGGGATTGCAGGTTCTCTATGATGCTGGAGCCTCCACTGAGCCGAGCCGCCTCATACAGGTTGGTCCCACTCATAGACATCGTCATCGTCCCCAATGAGTGACCCAGAGAGTCCTCCTGACGAAATTCAAAACAGGTCTGTCTTGTTAACCATCCAACCTCAAACGAACCAAATATGCAAACTAGTTAGGATTTGGCCCTTTGTCATATGTTCCCTATTCATCTTACTTAGCTGCATGtaataaacaaaaaaaacagaacattCTAGGTCACCATCCCAAATACAGGGCTAGAAATGGAAGTCTGGCTGGGTACGAAAGCGTAAAAGGTGTGCCTGTGGCAAGTACCTGGGAGAAGGAGGAGTGCAGGCCGGCGTGGTCTACCCCACTGATGGAGCTGGAACGGGACAGGGAGGGGGTGGATGAGGCTGGGGGCTCACCCACAGAGTGAACCAATACCTTCCGCTCCTCATGACAGAGAAACATCATATACGTCAGTCTCACTCCACACAGATTGATTTAAGAACAGACACACACGGCTGGTCATTGATATAGAACTTACATTGATAAATAGATCTACCTTTTCCTTCAGGGCCTCTTGTGCTAGGTAGCATTTCTTCTTCTCTTGCTCCACCTTCATTTTCTCCATCTCCAGCTGATTGGTCAGGAGGAGCTGGCGGGAGGAACAGAGAAGGTTACAGTTGTGTAAGAAGTGTTGTTCCATTACTGCAGGGTGAGTAGGGCAGGGGAGGGAACATACCTTCTCCTTCTTGGCCTCCTCCTGTGTTCGAGTGTGCTCTCCCCTCAGATTCTCCAGCTCCACATGCTCCCTACACCATAAGGATGACAGGAAATGGCCATTAATGGAAAGGCTCCAAAGCTTTGTAATGGATAGCTGCTCGGTCCAACTTAAGGAAAGTAGAGGCAACTGACTACTATGCAACAGTTATAGTCTCACAAAACCTATGAAAAAAGCCCCCCAGTACCTGCTGCTGTCATCCTCCAGTTTCTCCCGCCTGGTCTTCTCTGCGTCCAGCTGACCGTGGAGACGCCCTTTCTCTTGTCGAAGCAGGGAATTCTGGGACTCCAGTGAGGCCAGCTGGGCCTTAATAGCCATCAGCTCCTCAGTTGCTGCACGCTCCTTTTCCACAGCAACAGCCAGCTGGGCCTGTGCTTCCACTGTTGAGTTAAAGGGTGGGAGGTTAAAGGAATTacatataaaacattttttttttttaaataggaaCAATCGGTTGTCCAGAGGAGACTCTTAAAAAGCTTGTTACAAACTAGAGTAATTTTTGAGAGTAACCTAGTCGATCTGAGATGCTCTTCTCCAGTTTCTCCCATGATGCCGTCTGGCCCCCCAGCGAGGCCTGCAGGTTCTCAATCTGTCTGAGCAGCGGCCGCGTTGCAGAGGTAACACTCTGACTCAGCTCTTGGTTCCTGGTTTCCGCCCCCTGCAGTCTCTATGGAGACAACCAGCAAACACATCAGTGTGTGACCTTTGACCCCTAATACAAGCACGGCTTCCCCTTACAGACAACTCCAAAGAAGTCATGAGTGTCTCTTACCTGCTGCACGTCACTGATCTCCTCCCTCAGGTAGTCTTCTTTCCTGGCCTGCTGCTGTTCAGCCCTCTGCAGAGCCAGCCGCAGATCAGCCACCTGGTTGACCAGAGCATCCTGCTGCATGCGGGCCTCCTCCTGGGCCTTCACCAGGGCCAGAGCCAGCTCCTCCTTGGCCTGGGTCTCCCTGCTCAAAGCAGCCTCTTGGGCCTCGCTGGCATGGCTTGCCTTGGCTTTGTGCAGTGTAGCCAGTTCCCTGAGATCAcagacacacatttacattttaatcatttagcagacgctcttatcaacAGTGACTTAAAGGAGCGATTCGGGTGACTTGCTAATCGACAGATTCTTCACTAGTgcgctcagggattcgaaccagctacctttcaattactggcccaacgctgttAACTTCTGGCTACCTTACGCCACATTACACTGACTTGGATATACTGTGTGAGTTGGTGCTTCTGTGACCGTCTTTACCCGGCAGAACGTTATGTCTTTGTGGCTTTTCAAAATGACAAGCACATTGCACGTCTGAAGCAGGAATAAGAAAAGTAGGGTGGAGTGAGTTATTATTTCACCAGTGCGAGTTATACTAGTAGAGTGGAGTACAGAATGTATACCCACTTGTAGGAGTTGTCGAGGGCAGCCTGCAGGCTCCTGTTGTTTTCCAGGAGTTCCTCTGAGTCACTCTGGAGTTTGGTCATGTCCTTCTCCTGGCGCTCCACCACCACGTTCAGCTTCTTAATGTTGTCCCTGTGCTGCTTCTCCACTTCCTCCTTCTCATCCAGAACCTTCAAACACATACAGCCAGGCAGGGTTAAATACCAAATGGGCTTTCAGGATCAGGGTACACTTTGATGACTACTGAAGTAATGTGATTGTTCAATAAAATCCttaaaatttaaaatatatacactaccattcaaaaggttggggtcacttagaaatgtccttgtttttgaaagaaaagcacattgatGTCCATTAATATAACATCAAATTgaccagaaatacagtgtaaacattgcTTATGATGgtaacagacgcctcacaagtcctcaaatggcagcttcatttAGTAgtacagtgaagaggcgactccgggatgctggccttctgggcagagttcctctgtccagtgtgtgttcttttgcccatctaatCTTCTCTTTTTAttgtccagtctgagatatggctttttctttgacactctgcctagaagaccagcatcccggagtcacctcttcactgttgacattgagactggtgttttgcgggtattatttaatgaagctgccagttgaggacttgtgaggcgtctgtttctcaaactagacactcatgTACATATTCTCTTGCTCAGTTGAGCACCgtgtcctcccactcctctttctattctggttagagtccatttgcgctgttctgtgaagggaggctcaaaatgtagtagtacacagagttgtacgagatcttcagtttcttggcaatttctcacatggaatagtcttcatttctcagaacaagaatagtctgatgagtTTCAGacaaaagttatttgtttctggccattttgagcctgtaattaaacccacaaatgctgatgctccagatactcaactagtctaaagaaggccagttttattgcttctttaaatcagaacaacagttttcagctgcgctaccataattgcaaaagagttttctaatgatcatttagccttttaaaattataaacttggattagctaacacaacatgccattggaacacaggagtgatggttgctgataacaggcatatgtagatattctatttaaaaaatctgccgtttccagctatagacatttacaacattaacaatgtctacactgtatttctgatcaatttgatgttattttaaatggccaaaaatgtgcttttcttccaaaaacaaggacatttctaagtgaccccaaatttcCACTGACCTGCTGTAGGTGTTTGAGCTCTTCCTCCTGATCTTTCAGCTTCTTGTTCTGTTTGGTGATTTTggtctcgctctccttctccttcACACGCAGCTTCTTGATGATGTTGGAGTGCTGCAGCTGCTGCTTGGACAGCTTCTCACCCTCCTCCAGCAGTTCGCGGatctgctcctccttctctctgaTGATCTCCATAGTCTCGTTGGAGTTCAGTCTGGTGGACAGCTCTTCCCTCATCCCCTTTATCTCCTCCGGAGGAAACATAACAGTAAAATAGGCTGGAGAGGCTTTGTGCATAATGTGACTATCATGGTCACTAATTTTCAGTTATTTGACTCAATGATCATAAATCAATTCTTATGGGGGTAGAGTAACCAGGGACAGTAATAcctgacacagacagagatatcggTTTGTGTTTTACCTTCTTGGCAATATCCCTCTCCTTGCACGCTAGCTgggctttcctctctgtgtctgcgATGCGCTGGGTGAACTCCTCCTTCAGAGACTGCACACTGGAACTCTCCTCCTTAAGACCTATCACCTCACTGCAACACACAGAGACTTCTCAGTCTCTTAAAGGACCATCCTTATCTATAGACTATACTTCACCATAGACACAACCAGACAAACTATTTGCTATTTACTTTACCATTCAtgtatagatgggttagctgttTAGAAACAAAACTGACACATGCgaaactatggggcaaaacagacatggttggcttagattgttgacaacatgtaaccTATATTTCAtctccaaatgtttattgaaaacaaatacatttgcacaattaGCACTAGTCTCTCACATACATTATTCCAACATAAAAACTAGCTGAAACAAGACACCTGCGATTCCCCACATGACAGATTCTTGTCATTATTGCTAGCTATCTGACCGTTCAGAATCATAACAAAGCACAGCTTCAGGCTTTGGACATCATTTTTGTGACTTTGTCAGCCAACCCGTCTATAGAGCATGctgagtgtacaaagcattaggaacacctactTTTTCCACgacaaagactgaccaggtgaaagctatgatcccttattgatgtcagttgttaaatccacttcaatcagtgtagatgaagaggaggagacaagttaaataaggatttttaagccttgagacaattgagtcatggattgtgtatgtgtgccattcagagggtgaattggcaagacaaaatatttaagtgcacttgaacagggtatggtagcaGGTGACAGTCAcaacggtttgagtgtgtcaagaactgctacgctgctggatttttcacgctcaatagtttcctgtgtgtatcaacaaCGGTCGACCACCTAAAGGACGTCCAGCCAACAtgacacagctgtgggaagcattagagtcaacatgggccagcatccctgtggaacgcttgacaccttaTTGAGTCCATGCCCCCCCCcacgaggctgttctgagggcaaaagggggtgtaacttaatattaggaaagtgttcctaatgttttatacactcagtgtatttccaTAGGTGTGTTTGGAGAGTGCTTCTTTCTGCTCTTACAATGCATTTAAGAAATGGGTTTTAAACATTGTCAGGATCTTTATACTCACTCTTTAAGGTTGTCACACTCCTCCTCCAGCCTGGCTTTGTCTTTGCTGACTGACAGCAGCTGTAACTCCCTCTTCTCAAGGCGGCTTGACAGCTCATCAATTACCTACAAAGAAATGATTTTCCACAAACCACCGCATTGAAAACACTGACAAGGCACCTTAATAAATTATTAGTACTTAATTCTTGTCTCACAGTCTCCATCAAATGTGTTGTTCAAATTGAGGTGCACATTGTTTAATTCATGATGGTTTGGGAGAATGCATCTTATCCACAGTGACTATTTACTTTAGCATATGAACAGGAATGTCCAACCAGGTGTTTTACTATTCTGCTCTCCAGGCGTTGGTATTTAAAAAAGGGGACACACCaactcatacacacacaagcaGTTCATTAAAAAGTGCTGTTACAAGTCACAAAGGTCATATTCTGAACAGGTGTGTTACCTTTTGAAGCTCCAGAATCTGACATGTTGACACCCCTCTTTTCTCTTCCGTTATTGGTGGGGGCAACTGTTCCTCATGGTCAGGGGTGGGACCTGACAGCGTGACGTCCGCCTCTGATTCCTGTTCTATTAGGTCCTCGGGCTGCTCGCTGTTAACAGGTGTGGCACTGCGaccactctcctccatctcatTCTCATCCAGAGACTGATCCTTCATTGTTTCTGTTAGCccctcttcatcctcttcctcctcctgctgctgctgcttctcctcctcttcttcttcccgtTCCTGTGCAGTGGTTGCCACTCTAACAGGCAGAGAAGGCGTGGGCCCTGCGGTGACAGATGCCAGTGTCCGGCTCCCTGGGATCTCATCATCAGAATTGACTTCGCTGACACTGCGGCTGTCCAGGGACTGCATGCTGAACGAGTCGATGCGCTCAAAGGCATCTGAGGAGGATCCACAGCTCTCGGTCAGCTTGGGGTAGTCCTCTAAGCGGGGGAAGTCCCCACAGGCAGAGGCTGAGAGAAGTTGGAAGGAGCCCTGCATCAGGTGGAGGCCTGCTTTGGCCTCTGCTATCTCCTGCCTGGAACTGGCTGAACTCTCGCTCTGTACACTCTCATGGTCCAAAACCTCAATATCACTGGTGGTGGAGGTGCCTGAGGAGAAGGCgctgacaggaggagagggggtgttgctctgtctgtcctcagattTAGGGGAGGGTGTGTCACTCTGCCTGTCCCCCGCTTTGGGGTCTTTGGCCTCCAATAAGATTTCCATAGGGGGTGTGGGAGGAGATGGATTGAAGGGGGGCTCTAGTTCAGTGTTGACGGTGGGTTCAGAGATGTGATCATCATAATCATGTTGGGTTTCTGAGGGAGTAAATGGTTGTTCGGTTCGTGCATCCTCAGAAACAGCAGTTGTATCATCCACAGTTGATTCTATCCAGCTCTCACTGATTAGTGGACTGTCAGTGCCATCAGGAGAATCACCCTGAGCCAGGACTGGAGGCTCTGGTGTCTGAACGAGAACAATTTCAGAGGAAGACCATAGACTAGAGGACTCAGTCAGGACAGCCTGGTTCTCAGTAGCTTCCTGGTCTTCCAGTCTGTTGGTCTCTGTCAGGCCTGTCTTGTGAGGGTCCACGTCGTCCTTGTCCTCCTCATCCTTCTCCTGTGGCCGCCTGTGGGACTTGGTGGGCGGCACAGATACGACCTGAGTGTCCATGACACCCTGGAGCTCTCCTGAGGGCAGAAAAGCACTGAAGAAGTTCTCGGTTTCATCTACAACCATGCGGGTGACAGGGGTCGTGATGGCCTCAGA
Protein-coding regions in this window:
- the LOC135540141 gene encoding EGF domain-specific O-linked N-acetylglucosamine transferase-like produces the protein MLLLVALVMVCTYTVVAADEAENTSHKPPLHYSSLALPQHHIPYFLHTNKRVARLCREDPLCPFKDALQDVSSCWGYEKNCAPENRFGYPVCTKIDSGWASSVEAAQELFWKQADFGYVMERLSEMKTLCKATNPGDSSLKCSSHTRFCRATNLYLDLRNPRRGHERYKEDFLQEGEIGGRCSLNSRALAAEGEHKSPLQSWYAELQAYTELDFNPTDEEHCDIIIEKPTVFMKLDAGVNMYHHFCDFVNLYISQHINNSFSRNINILMWDTSFSGYGDLFSETWKAFSDYDIIHLKTFDTKRVCFKDSVFSLLPRMRYGLFYNTPLISDCYSEGMFKAFSQHVLYRLSVPQDGPMKGRIRVTLLARSTDYRKILNQQELTNALKTVPLLEVRVVDYKYKDVPFLEQLSITHNSDIFIGIHGAGLTHLLFLPDWAVIFELYNCQDESCYRDLARLRGIRYVTWQKRDKVLPEDKGHHPTLGDHPKFTNYSFDVEEFMRLVLEAADYVLHHPKWQPPPSHDEL